ATACAAGGAGAACCCGTTCTACAGCATCGATGAGATCATGGACAGAGATTTGAGAGTTCCATTCACTATGAGCGAGGAGAGTATCGATCTTGTTCGCCGCATGCTCAACCGCGATGTCGAAGAGCGCTACGGCATTCTCCAGGTGATAAACCACCCGTGGTGTAAGGCTATTGATTGAACTGAAATAGAGGTGTTGAAATACCAAGGGGATATGACAGGACTGGGGAATTAGACCATCGAGACAACGTGGCTTTCCAAGCCAAGAGAAGCAAATTTCAAGCGGCGCTGTTCAACTGAAGCCGCTTGCAGCACACAAATTACGAGGGGGTGCGCATAGAAGAGCTCATGACCGACATTTATATCAGGATCGAGATGAGACAAATGAGCGTAAGTGGATGTGGGTGCAACATGGCGCACACCAGAGAGGAATTGATATCCAGACATGATGAACGGGAAGAAGGGGCGCAGGCGGTCCATCTGGAAGGTGTCTCCTGGAAAATGGCCACACTATATATTACCATGGGAACGGCGTTAAATACTCGTCCAGTTTGAGACCTGGTAGAAAGAGCAAAGGATGAGTATAGGTGTACAGAAAGAGCGCGAGACAGCAAAAGCGTTCATTATATCGTATCTAAATCTTGCCCATTCAAGACAAAAGCAGCATTTTCACCCCCTCCCAAAAatataactatataatatgGTAGTGACACTGAACAGACAAGTCACCGTCAAACAACTTTGCTCCAAATACGCTAGGATATCACGTCTCCTCCTCATTAATGATAGCTAAGTTCTGGATTAGCCCTGAAGTTACATGTGCACCGACACTCGGGTACAGGACATTCCACATGTCTCGCAAACCACTGTCTCGCATGATCCAGATGAAGGACATGTTCACAGCGCAGACAAAACGTAGGAAATCGTCCTGCCATGCGTGTAGACTCCTTCTCTTCGGGCTTATCCGACCGCGGCACCCCCACGACCTCCAAACAGACGACACAGCGGGGTAGGTGCCTCCCACAGTTGGGGCAGCTTATCCCGGAATTGATGCTCGTTGCCAGCAGAGGGTTTCGCGTCTCCAACGTCGGGTTGGACGTCGGCGGTGCAACGCCCTGGTTCGAAAGGGACGCTTCGGCATCACAGTAGACACACCGCAGAGCGATTTGTCGCGATGGCGGCTTCAGGGTCGGCACGCCGTCGCGTTTGGACCGCTTGGTGGACTCTACTTCGAATTTGGTCCGTTGGAAGAACAGCCTGTGTCTTTGGAGGTGGGCTCTGTAAGCGTTGCGCCATGCCCGGCAGCGGATGTCGTCTATGTAGCGGGGGTATGCGATGGCCAGAACGAGGGTGGCTGTCTGGACATCGTGGAATTTCTGTACATAGCGGGCGAATATGTCTACTAGCTTGTCTGTTATACCTGTCAGGGCGATCCCTTCAATATCGCCTTCTTCTATGGCGAGTGAGACGTTCTGCTCGAGCCATTCGGTGAGTTGGCTATCGTCAAAGTTTCGCacggcgacaatggcacGGTCTGTGAGCGGGAGGGAGCGCTGGTTCGCAATGGCGCTCCAGTCTCCAGTTGCGATGAGGGACGAGATGGCACGGAGGTATGGGTCTGTTTTGGAggccacggcgtcgtcgagctcgagaTGTTCCTCGGGAAGGTTTTtgcctcctcggccgaggagctgcaggGACAGGGAAACGAAGAGAAGTTCAGGGTGGACGGCGCTGGCTTTTTTAaggatggagatggcttgCTCGGTATCACCGCGGAAGAGTGCGCGGGAAGCCACCATGGTGTGGATGGCTGTGGGATACTCGGGATCTGCTTCGCGGTCAACGCCGTTGGGGTCGTGTCGCTGAGGGTCGCCCCAGCTACAGATTTCGAGGCAGAGTTGGCGATGGAAAGGCTTTTTGGTGGGCACGGCGTCAAATTTGGGGAGGCGGCGCTTTTTGCAGAATTGGCCGATGACTCGTTCCCACTGAGCAGGTTCAGGGAAGGCTGCGCCTGGAGCGAGGCGGGCCATGGAGTTTTTGCCTATGTGAGTTAGAATTTTGGCTTTGTTGAGGGACATTTTTTGAACAGATATACCGAGATCGTTTGTCCATATGGAATGAACGCCGAGATAGCTAAGGTCCATGTTTCCAAGGAGCATACCCCCGTCGTCCGCGGCCATTTCAGCATCTGTATTAAATTGTAAGCCGAACTATTCAACCATGTGCTGCGAAAGGCGGGTGTGATATATACCAGCTACCCAGTCCCATAAAAATCTCCGCCAGGAGTCATCGGATAATACAGTTCGGTTTGTTGCCGCATCAAAAAGATACTTTTCCTTAGCCCGGAGGAGCATTGAGTGGTCAACCACGCATTGAGCTTCCCTAGGAAGGCCCTTCACCGTCGCCAACGTACCCAAAAGGGCCTCATGAATCTCACGGCAGGAAACCAAGCTGTTCGAGGCTAGCGATATCTCATTGGGTCTGTTGTCCAGGTGCTTGGGGCCGTTTCCTTGTTCCTGTTGTCCGTCTTCTGCCTTCTGGTCTGCCTGTTCATCACGGACATATGCTCGAATGCTCTTTAACTTTTGAGTAATGGAGGTCGCGTTAAAGAACGAATCTGGCAATGGCCGAGAAATTTCGTCTACATGCTCAATTGTAGCAGATACAGAGACACTATCTTTCAAAGCGTCGCTGATGCGGTCCGCGATGTCAGCTTTCTCCGGTCCAAAGATGGGAACGTCCGACAGGACTTGCTCGTTAATTAGGGGCCCTAGAATCTCTGATGTCTGGGCTGGCTCAAACTTCATGAGGTCAAGATATGGTGAATTTTCTAAGACATGTCAGCTGCACCACTCATCGCTGATGGTCCTATCTGCTTACCCTCCAAACCCCGATGGGGGGCTTGCCATGGAACCAACTTATAGACATGATCTGACGTTCGAGACGGTTGCTCTAGAATATCAAAGGCGCCATTTGCTCTCAGGACTAACAATCTTGGCCTCAAAGCAGGTGAATCCAAAGTCACCCAATCGAAGGAGACGATGCGATCGTTTCGTCTTGAGTTATCCCTGTACGAGACATCCATCTCGTGAGATCTCTGAACTTGCAGCAGCTCGGGACCCTCGTGTGCCGCCATGCCAATAGACATAATTTCTTTATTCGTTTCCATAACCTTCAATTGACCTGTGGGCGACAGTGCTGCCAGCAATCCTCGACGGTCGCGGCAGTATCGAAGTGACCGAACAAGAGAGTGTTTGCCTTCAGTCAAAAAGGGGTCAGAGTCAGTCTCAATCACCTTATCAAGTCGCAAGGCTCCTCCCCACGGGAGCTCATCCTCTTCCACAGCCTGCATGTAAGAATGCGAAGCAAGTGGTCGGGACGTGGCTCGACGATCCCAAATCATGACGCCAGGGTGATCTAGAGCGGATGATGCGAAGAAATGTTGGTCAACGTAGTCAATAGCCAAGTTGTTGTTGCATTTCGTTTGAAAAGTGATGTTCCCGCTTGGATCTAAATTGTGTCAGCCTTCAACCCTTCACTACGTGCTAACGGCGATGATTGTGGTATATATACCTCGAAGATCGCATATCCTTACACCTTGGCCCTTGATGCCCGCAACCAGCGTGAGCGGGCTATCCTCGAAGAACTTGATACTTGACACAGAAACACTTGGCTCAACTCTGGTGTAAGAGTCCACGAACGTGGATGCTGCATTTGGGAACCCCGGCTTGGGCAACTCCTGGGCTGAAAGGCGACTGACATCCCAGACGTGGAGACTTTGGTCCATTCGAACACGATCGAGACCAACAGCAAGGAGACCGGTGGTGTTGAAAGCAACCGCCTGGCATGTCCGCGCCATTTTAAGGCCAATTTCAGCATATGCATTAGAGTTGTCGTCAATCTTTAAcaggttgatgatgccggaACTCGTGCCGACCGCCAGCAGGCTAGTGTCAGCTGGGGACCAGTCGTAGGTCGTAAGAGGAGGGAAGTCATCGTGTCGACTGAGCTTGGAAAAGTCAAACTGCCGCTTGTTGGCATGACCAGTGGGTTCGTAAAGTTGCACGACGCGATGCTGTAAGTTGATATGAACAAAGCTGTCGAAGGATGAATTTGGAGACCATTTCACTAGCCCAGGCTCCGGCCGATCCATTTTGCGGCATGAAAAATCGCCAAGAATTCCTTGGAGTTCACTTGGCCTGCAGAAACTCAACGGATCAAGAGTCTACAGTTGCCTTGGCGTGACAGTAATGGCCTTGACTGCCCTTTGCGACTCGGTTAGTCGGGGCGATGAGGGCTTGGTGGATGTAAACGGGTTGTCTGGGTCCAAGGAACTGTCCTTAGCCGCTGTCCGACGCTGCCATTGACCTTTGGAATTTGTTGACGAGCTGCATGGCTCCGCGCAATGGCctggtggcagtggcagcgTCTACCAAGAAATCAAGCTTGCGTGTCGACGTTGGATATACTACTCGCTCCTGCGATCTCACGACCTCCTCCGCATGCACTGGTCGGCATGATTTGATTCAAAGATTGAGGCCCGCTGATTGGCCAACAAGCTGAGTAGCTGTCTCGAGTGCCCACGGCGGGAAGAGCGACTAGTTGATAAGATAACGAGCACTGCAGCTTCCGTTTTCCTCTATGCAAGTCCCCACCTTTCACCAAAAAAAGTTGGCCGCCTCTTTTAAGTCCCAAAATCGCAAGACGTCTATCTCATCACGGTATTTCTCGAGTCTCCGCCGTTGGATCTCATGATACAAAATCATACCATTCATGCCGAGTTTCCATTCAAGCCCTACTCTTGTGCGCAGCCCCTTCATCTCAGCATGAAGCGATCATTTTCCGACGTGGACAACGACGTCGAGTCTCAACCGAGACCGGCGCGAGCAAACGGCTTCAACCCAAAGCGTCAGAAGCAATACGGCACTGGCAagcacaaggccaaggagggcaGCTTAGAGTATTCGAGAAAGCGTGCTCGAAACATCGAACGACTGCTGCATCGCAAAAAGGACCTGCCTGCCAATGTCCAAAATGATTTGCAGAGAGAGCTCGAGTCGCACAAATCTACCGTCTCGGACAAATCTTTTCTGAAGAGGCGGAGTGCAATGATTGCAAAATACCACATGGTTCGATTTTTTGGTACGTCGGGCTAGATTTCCTTTTTGTCTACCcttgtggctggctgcgAGGCTTGTTAACGTTTTCATGTTGAAGAGCGAAAGAAGGCGTCGCGTTTAGTGAAACAGATCAAGCGCAAGATTGAACAAAACCCAGGTACCGAAGATGCTGATGATCTAAAACGGCAACTGCACATTGCCGAGGTAGACGAGGCTTATACAATCTATCATCCGCATCTGGACCCTTACATCAGTTTGTATGGCAACTCCAAGTCCGAGGGTAACGACAAGGGGGAGGACGCCGCAGAAGACGACAGTGAGACAAAACAAATACGAGCAGCAGCCAAAGCTGCACTCGACGCCAAACGACCACCAATGTGGTCTGTTGTTGAGAAGACCATGGAAGAGGGTCCTGAAGCATTGAAGCAATTGCGTGAGAGGAGATCCGCAGACGACTCAGCTCACTCAGCTCCTGCCACAAAGAAGCATAGTCCAACAACTAGGACAAGCTCAAACAAACCAGACTCAAGGCAAGGGCACGAACAAGCTCATGATCAGCAAAGTCGCGCCGGAGCCAAGGATAAGGCAAGCAAGCAGCAGAAGGGCGAACAGTCGCAACTTAATCGGAGAGAGCGAAGACGACTTATGCGCGAAACTATCGCTGCTGAGCctgatgaagacgatgacggcggATTTTTTGAGGAAATGTAACATGGAAATATTTTGATCTGACGTGCATAGCCGGAGAATTGGCgcaggttttttttttctggaaaTATATTTGTTTATACACCCAGGTAGCTGAGtttggtggttttggaaGTAATACGTGGCACGTTTGTCAAATGTGCACCTTGGAAGTCGACTTGTCATAAAATTGGCCCGATCTCTCTTCTTTCCTGCAGTGTTAACTGCAAGCGGTGATACGTAGCGGTGGGAAGATTGAAGGGTCAAGGTATTGACCAGACCCCACCAAGCTAATAATGTGATGTTCTCTTGGGTCAAGCTCACAGTGCTCTCTTCCCAATGTTCACACCCAACGCACATTGACTCAACGACAACGCACTGCGTTTCTCAGACTGCGCAATTTACCGTCATAACCTATACGCCGATCCTTGCTTGACTCTTCTCACTTGCTGGATGTGACATCTGAAAAGAAACCAACTAGTCGAGACTGGCGCAAACAAAATAAAATCAAGCTGTCTGTCCTATGCCAGCTGAAAGCATCGAGCCCTGCCATGACAACCGCGGACGCAAACCTCATCATTCCCGTGCCCTGGGATAAACTTCTGCTATGGGTACAACAGCAAATCGCTCTCGAGATGAAAACGGGCCAACCGGTTGCCATGACACGACCTCAGCTCGAAGCCTTGTCAGCGTTTGTTCCGTTCAACGTAGAACCAGACGTGAGCGATCAGGGCTACGTTAGCAAGTTGATTGGTAAGGTTGCTCGCCTACAGAGCGATATTCGCTGCTTTTCAAGTAAAAGTCCCCTGCTGACGTGGTGTATATAGAAAAAGTGCAGTCCCTCCGTCTGGCCAACCCAGTCTGGACAGACCAGGGACCTACCAGTATTCCCATCAACGGACACTTCCAACCACTTTGGCGTTGTGTCTGCAcccttcaacaccatggaTCCTTTCCACGCGAAGGATTTGGGTTCTCTGTCGGAGAGCAAGCGCCATTCTTCCAGTCGAAAAAGGTACGCCCGAGCTCAAACTGCCCtcccttttcccttttaAACAAACCTCCCCAACAGATCAAGCTCATCTAACCCAGGGGTCATCTTTTTGGCGTAGAATGCCAAACTGTTTGCTGCCAAACATGCGCTCAGCTATCTCACCCAAGCCAGGCCAGCAGCAATAACCCCAGGGAAACTTCTCCGCATGGATCGACCAGCTATTTCGCCCCTGCAGCTGCCGAAGCCGCATATTCCGCCTCCCCTGAACGTGCAGCCGTTGGGCAAACGGCAGCGCTTGTCGGGCAATTCACCTGTACCAGAGGCAACGCCTAGCAAGTCACTGCGGACAAGTGTTCCCAGCACCCGCTCGCCCAGCAACCCTTCTGTTTTCGAAGAGGTAACCAGTCTCTCCCATCGCTTGGCCCTCGGCAGTCCAACGTACAAGATTGAGCCCGACCCGGCAGGGGATAGCTTATTCTGCGGACGGCCTGTCTTTAAGAACGACATGCGAATCCCCCCGGACCTAGGTATTGTCAGTGGCATCGCCGGCGAGAGCCAGGCGAGATTGAAGGTGGCGGAGAGCGTACTAGAGTGGCTGCAGGCCGAATTGCAGAGAAGGCAGGATACGTTTGAGAGCCTGTGGTCGGCTGCGAATTCGCCCAAGCCGGCAACCCCCAACACGCAGTAGATTTGTTCACGTCTCTTTTGGTATGGAGATGCCCGGCCGCGGGGAGGGATATCCCGCTCCCAAGACTAGCAGTAGACTTGCTTAATGAATAACTCATGACCTCCTATGTCTCCCGCCGCCAccttctccccctcccctcctcccccctgGTCTCTTCCCCTCTGGTGCTCTAAACTTCAAATCCGCAGGTAAATCGGCAATCTTGACGCCGTCCTCCCACAAGACGCCCAGATCAGCAGTCCTGCTCGTCACCATCTTGAAATACTTGGTCTCCAGAACCCCTCCCTCCCCGCCGTCCGTCAAAATCACCCCATTGTCGCTCCTCCACCAGGTCACGCCGTCCTTGAGACTCGCCTCAATATCAATCTCGACCAACAGCTCCGCATCTCTCCTCATCCCGCTCACAGCCCCTTCCTCCGGCGTCCTGTCCGAACAGTGAATGTGCCCTCTGCTCATGGGCTTCAGCCCGCCCGACTCGAGAATCGCCTTCCAGAAGGCAAAGTACGTCCCGTGGACTACCTTGCCCGGCAGGTCCGCGGCCCCCAGCAGAATCGGCTCGAACAAGGCCGCCTCATCAACCTTGAGGGAGTGCCCCTGGTTGGCGCGGATAAGGTATCCCGCCGCAGAAGGGGCTTCAGGCGCCAAAGGGTCAGCAGGTCTTAAGGTGAAGCGTTTCTTGGCGTTGGTTTCCACAACGTCCTTGACTTCTTGCAGGCTTGGGGAGAGGGATTTGATAGGGCCCCATGACAACTGCCGACGGAGTAAACAGAAAAGTGTTAGCTACGATGCTGGCGTTGTGGTGTAGGAAAGAGGGGGGGTTAGACGTACCACGCGGTCTAGGGGCGCGAAGCCCTCTTCGTCGAGCTTGATGCCCGCATTCTCAGCTTGGTGTCGTAGCAGCCTGGAGAGGGCTTTGGACAGCTGCACCTCCCGGCCTTCGGGCCTGCCGCCGCGACCGCCCCTGCGTCCAGAGGGCCTTGAAGACCGGGGTATGGCCTCCTCTTGGAGATGTATACGGGCTTCGTGGCTAGCCAttttgctgttgctgcgtGTGAGGGAGTATGGTATTTTGCCCGGCCCGAGTTGGGCGACCGGAAAGCTGAGGTTGAAAGTGGGGCTCGCGAGAAGCGTCCCCTTGCAGTGGTGTTTCCAACGACAGGCACTTCCCATTGACTGCAAGCCGAGACAATCAAAGTTGTCGGTTTGCCTTCTTGAATCCCTGGTTCTCGCTAGAATAGAACCCCGTATGCAAGTGTCGGGTGGAAAATGAGGCCGAGATTTTGACGTCCcacccagccagccaaacACAGTGACTCACGCGGCCGCACGGTGCATGGttttgcatcttcttcacccAAACCTAGCGTCAATGACACGGAATTCCAAGACAATCAGTCACAACATGGCAAAGTATAGTTTGTTATGAGAATGTAAACAAATCCTATTGCAGTCAAGAGCTATCGTACATGAAAGAACTATTCGTCCACCCATACAGTAGAAAAATGCAGACCAAAGGCCGTTTAGCCACCTCAGTGACAGACAATGGATTTCGTCATGTCGTTATGCAGTCCAGAGCGGTCCTCATATCCAGCGCAAGCCAGAGTAACTATTTTGCTTTATGATTTGTTTTGTGCGTGATGTACGTTGATTTATGCAGAGTctgagaagaaggggaaaggaaagaaaaaaaattaaaccGAAAAACGTCGTATAGACAAAATGAGCgcgagaaaaagaa
The DNA window shown above is from Metarhizium brunneum chromosome 1, complete sequence and carries:
- the SEA4 gene encoding SEH-associated protein 4 — its product is MDRPEPGLVKWSPNSSFDSFVHINLQHRVVQLYEPTGHANKRQFDFSKLSRHDDFPPLTTYDWSPADTSLLAVGTSSGIINLLKIDDNSNAYAEIGLKMARTCQAVAFNTTGLLAVGLDRVRMDQSLHVWDVSRLSAQELPKPGFPNAASTFVDSYTRVEPSVSVSSIKFFEDSPLTLVAGIKGQGVRICDLRDPSGNITFQTKCNNNLAIDYVDQHFFASSALDHPGVMIWDRRATSRPLASHSYMQAVEEDELPWGGALRLDKVIETDSDPFLTEGKHSLVRSLRYCRDRRGLLAALSPTGQLKVMETNKEIMSIGMAAHEGPELLQVQRSHEMDVSYRDNSRRNDRIVSFDWVTLDSPALRPRLLVLRANGAFDILEQPSRTSDHVYKLVPWQAPHRGLEENSPYLDLMKFEPAQTSEILGPLINEQVLSDVPIFGPEKADIADRISDALKDSVSVSATIEHVDEISRPLPDSFFNATSITQKLKSIRAYVRDEQADQKAEDGQQEQGNGPKHLDNRPNEISLASNSLVSCREIHEALLGTLATVKGLPREAQCVVDHSMLLRAKEKYLFDAATNRTVLSDDSWRRFLWDWVADAEMAADDGGMLLGNMDLSYLGVHSIWTNDLGKNSMARLAPGAAFPEPAQWERVIGQFCKKRRLPKFDAVPTKKPFHRQLCLEICSWGDPQRHDPNGVDREADPEYPTAIHTMVASRALFRGDTEQAISILKKASAVHPELLFVSLSLQLLGRGGKNLPEEHLELDDAVASKTDPYLRAISSLIATGDWSAIANQRSLPLTDRAIVAVRNFDDSQLTEWLEQNVSLAIEEGDIEGIALTGITDKLVDIFARYVQKFHDVQTATLVLAIAYPRYIDDIRCRAWRNAYRAHLQRHRLFFQRTKFEVESTKRSKRDGVPTLKPPSRQIALRCVYCDAEASLSNQGVAPPTSNPTLETRNPLLATSINSGISCPNCGRHLPRCVVCLEVVGVPRSDKPEEKESTRMAGRFPTFCLRCEHVLHLDHARQWFARHVECPVPECRCTCNFRANPELSYH
- the efg1 gene encoding rRNA-processing protein efg1, encoding MKRSFSDVDNDVESQPRPARANGFNPKRQKQYGTGKHKAKEGSLEYSRKRARNIERLLHRKKDLPANVQNDLQRELESHKSTVSDKSFLKRRSAMIAKYHMVRFFERKKASRLVKQIKRKIEQNPGTEDADDLKRQLHIAEVDEAYTIYHPHLDPYISLYGNSKSEGNDKGEDAAEDDSETKQIRAAAKAALDAKRPPMWSVVEKTMEEGPEALKQLRERRSADDSAHSAPATKKHSPTTRTSSNKPDSRQGHEQAHDQQSRAGAKDKASKQQKGEQSQLNRRERRRLMRETIAAEPDEDDDGGFFEEM
- the TRPT1 gene encoding tRNA 2'-phosphotransferase 1, which codes for MASHEARIHLQEEAIPRSSRPSGRRGGRGGRPEGREVQLSKALSRLLRHQAENAGIKLDEEGFAPLDRVLSWGPIKSLSPSLQEVKDVVETNAKKRFTLRPADPLAPEAPSAAGYLIRANQGHSLKVDEAALFEPILLGAADLPGKVVHGTYFAFWKAILESGGLKPMSRGHIHCSDRTPEEGAVSGMRRDAELLVEIDIEASLKDGVTWWRSDNGVILTDGGEGGVLETKYFKMVTSRTADLGVLWEDGVKIADLPADLKFRAPEGKRPGGRRGGGEGGGGRHRRS